A single region of the Labrus bergylta chromosome 10, fLabBer1.1, whole genome shotgun sequence genome encodes:
- the znf511 gene encoding zinc finger protein 511, with protein MLQPETARLLTEGQMLVKSSDVGNTQEEPGLSEAEEGNPFNFTPQLLRLHRDHQLFEDGDIHRHMYLQDLYVSETDDKTTLSVSEFACHISGCSAVFSTLEEYEHHYNSLHRHVCCSCRRSLPSARLLDIHIQEWHDSLFTILAQRQDMYQCLVEGCGQKFRTSQHRKQHLIKVHKYPPDFRFDKTKKDRGETKRPQQKDTSMEVAESVCESEGVCEVMCDVLSDQPEHGESMETHVSEEEAARTATSAITEDHANLSAAAHSAENTSSQPLKPQYSYRVPTNVCFGHGSVRGFRGRRGRRK; from the exons ATGCTGCAGCCAGAAACAGCTCGACTTCTAACAGAGGGACAAATGTTAGTAAAAAGCAGCGATGTAGGAAACACACAGGAGGAGCCGGGGCTCAGTGAGGCAGAGGAGGGAAACCCGTTCAACTTCACCCCGCAGCTCCTCCGCCTGCACCGGGACCACCAGCTGTTTGAG GATGGAGACATTCACAGACACATGTATCTACAAGATCTCTACGTCTCAGAGACAGACGACAAAACAACCCTCAG TGTGTCAGAATTCGCCTGTCACATTTCTGGCTGCAGTGCAGTCTTCAGCACTTTAGAGGAGTACGAGCACCACTACAACTCCCTGCACAGACATGTGTGCTGCTCCTGCCGGCGCTCCCTGCCAAGTGCTCGACTCCTGGACATTCACATTCAGGAGTGGCACGACTCCCTCTTCACTATCCTCGCCCAGAGACAAGATATG tacCAGTGTTTGGTGGAGGGCTGTGGACAGAAGTTCAGGACGAGTCAACACAGGAAGCAACATCTGATAAAAGTTCACAAGTATCCCCCAGACTTCAGATTTGATAAAACCAAAAAGGACCGAGG ggagacaaagagacCACAGCAGAAAGACACATCCATGGAAGtagcagagagtgtgtgtgagtctgaggGTGTGTGTGAGGTTATGTGTGATGTGCTGTCTGACCAACCCGAGCACGGGGAATCCATGGAGACGCATGTGTCGGAGGAAGAAGCTGCTCGCACGGCTACATCTGCCATTACTGAGGATCATGCAAacctttctgctgctgctcacagcGCGGAGAACACAAGCTCTCAGCCGCTGAAACCACAATACTCCTACAG GGTCCCTACAAACGTGTGCTTCGGTCACGGCTCAGTCCGAGGCTTCAGAGGGCGACGAGGAAGGAGGAAATGA